The Sylvia atricapilla isolate bSylAtr1 chromosome 3, bSylAtr1.pri, whole genome shotgun sequence genome has a window encoding:
- the RSAD2 gene encoding S-adenosylmethionine-dependent nucleotide dehydratase RSAD2 encodes MQLALLAQLLSVGRGVLAALRGRLGALCWSLAPLPLPLSLSLSLPGWRDSAPRPQREQEWDDAPPTPTSVNYHFTRQCNYKCGFCFHTAKTSFVLPLEEAKRGLAMLKEAGMEKINFSGGEPFIQDRGEFVGELVQFCKQELELPSVSIVSNGSLIRKQWFQKYGEYLDILAISCDSFDEDVNVLIGRRQGKKNHVENLHKLRQWCREYAVAFKINSVINRFNVEEDMNEQINALNPVRWKVFQCLLIEGENSGEDALREAEKFVISDEDFDRFLDRHKDVSCLVPESNQKMRDSYLILDEYMRFLNCRNGRKEPSKSILDVGVEAAIKFSGFDEKMFLKRGGKYVWSKADMKLDW; translated from the exons ATGCAACTGGCCCTGCtggcccagctgctgtccgTCGGGCGGGGGGTGCTGGCGGCGCTGCGAGGGCGCCTGGGCGCgctgtgctggagcctggctcccctgcccctgcccctgtccctgtccctgtccctgcccggcTGGCGGGACTCGGCCCCGCGGCCGCAGCGGGAGCAGGAATGGGACGACGCGCCCCCGACACCCACCAGCGTCAACTACCACTTCACCCGGCAATGCAACTACAAGTGCGGCTTCTGCTTCCACACGGCCAAGACCTCCTTCGTGCTGCCCCTGGAGGAGGCCAAGCGGGGGCTGGCGATGCTCAAGGAAGCAG GAATGGAGAAAATCAATTTCTCGGGAGGAGAACCGTTTATTCAGGACAGAGGTGAATTTGTAGGCGAACTGGTCCAGTTTTGCAAACAGGAGTTGGAGCTGCCAAGTGTCAGCATCGTCAGCAATGGCAGCCTTATCAGAAAGCAGTGGTTCCAGAAGTACG GTGAATATTTAGATATTCTGGCAATTTCATGTGACAGTTTTGATGAGGATGTCAATGTTTTAATTGGCCGTCGTCAAGGAAAGAAGAACCATGTGGAAAATCTGCATAAACTGAGACAGTGGTGCCGAGAGTATGctgttgcttttaaaataaattcagtcaTCAACAGATTTAATGTTGAGGAAGATATGAATGAGCAGATCAATGCACTTAACCCTGTGCGCTGGAAG GTATTCCAGTGCCTGCTTATTGAAGGGGAGAACAGTGGTGAGGATGCTCtaagagaggcagaaaaatttGTTATTAGTGATGAAGACTTTGATAGATTCCTGGATCGCCACAAAGATGTTTCCTGTTTGGTACCTGAATCTAAtcagaag ATGAGGGATTCATACCTCATTCTGGATGAATAT ATGCGTTTTCTAAACTGTAGAAATGGACGGAAAGAACCTTCCAAGTCTATTCTGGATGTTGGTGTAGAAGCAGCTATAAAATTCAGTGGATTTGATGAGAAGATGTTCctaaaaagaggaggaaagtaTGTGTGGAGTAAAGCTGATATGAAACTGGACTGGTGA